One Bacteroidota bacterium genomic window, TTCTTGTTGGAGTGGATAAAGATCGGAAAATTACCCGCTGGAATGAGATGGCCAGCAATACCCTTGGGCTTACAGGTGAAGCGGTGCTCGGCCGTGATCTCAACGCTTGCGAAATACCCTGGTCTCTGGGGTCGCTGGAAGGGTACATGGCTGAAAGCAAATACGTTGACCATGCGATGGTCCCTGAGATTCCTTTTACAGCAGCAAACGGGAAAGAAGGTTTTTTAAGCGTGGTTGTTAACGTTGTATACGATGCCAACAACAGTTTTAACGGCTACCTGATTCTTGCGATCGATATTACAGACCGGAAGGTATTGGAAGGGCAGTTGATGCAGGCACAGAAGCTCGAGTCTCTTGGGCAACTTGCCGCCGGCATTGCGCATGAAATAAACACGCCAATTCAATTTATTGGCGACAATACACGCTTCCTCGGGGTAGCTTTTGAGCGCCTGAATACGGTCATCGAAAAAGGTCAGCAGTTGCTGAATGAAGTCCAGGGCGGAACGGGCATGATGGTCCAGGCGATCAGTGAAATGGAAGAGGCCGTGAAAAAGGGGAAGCTCAAATACATGGCTGCAGAAATTCCGTTTGCCATAGAGGAGACCCTCGGCGGTGTGGATCAGGTTGCATCTATTGTTCGCTCGATGAAGCAATTCTCTCATCCGGGGTCAAAGCAGAAAGTGCTCTCCAACATAAACGAGGCCATCCTGAGTACCATTAATGTGGCCCGTAATGAGTGGAAATATATCGCTGAGCTAACGACAAATCTCGCCGAAGATCTTCCTGAAGTCCCCTGTTTTCAGAGCGAGCTCAACCAGGTTGTGTTGAACATGATCGTGAATGCAGCGCATGCAATTGAGGACAAAAACAAGGAGACCAAAGCCCATGGCCAGATTACGATTACAACAAGGTATACCGAAACGGATGCTGAAATTTTAATCTCGGATACAGGCGCCGGCATACCGGATCACGTGGTCTCCAAAATTTTTGACCCGTTCTACACAACCAAAGAAGTGGGCAAAGGCTCGGGCCAGGGGCTGGCAGTGGCTTATAACGTCATTTATGAAAAGCATGGTGGTGCGATTGACGTCGATACAACGCCGGGTGAAGGTACCACGTTCACCATTCGTATTCCGCTGAATGAAGAGACTGAGGAGGTAGCTGTATGAAATGTCACATCCTCTTTGTAGACGACCAACCAGAAGTCTTGCGCGGGACGCGCCGGATGCTGTTCAATGTCGATAGCGAATGGGATATAGATTTTGCCACCGATGCCGAGGAGGCGCTCGAGAAAATCAGGGCAGAGCCGTACGACATGATTGTGTCGGATATCAAGATGCCTGGTATGGATGGCACAGAACTTCTACAGCATGTCGCAGATGAGTTTCCGAACATGATCAGGATGGTGCTGTCTGGTTATCCGGATAGCGATCTGGTGATGAAAGCGGCTGAAAATGCACATCAATTTTTATCCAAGCCAACAAAGCAAGGAGAGTTGGTGGAGGTGTTGAGTCGATCGCTTTCATTACGGGAGCTGTTGCAAGACAAGCGCTTGTCAAAAATTGTAGCCGGCCTGGATTCCATTCCAAGCTTGCCCAATGTGTACATGGAATTGATGGACATCCTGAATTCACCGGACGGCTCTATGCAGGCCATTGGCAAGGTGATTTCGAAAGATATCGCGATGTCCGCCAAAATCATGCAAATGGTCAATTCTGCATTTTTTGGTCTTCCTGTTGAGGTTAAGAACCCGGTACACGCAACCAATCTCTTGGGCATTGAAGTGATCAAAGCGCTTGTGATGACGGTGCACGTATTCAAGAGCTTCAATAGCAACGGATCCAAGCGGTTTTCGCTAGAGAAATTTACCAACCACTGCCTGGCTGTAGGCGCGCTGGCAAAAACAGTTGCCAAGTTTGAAGGGCAGCCTCAGGACATTGTAGACGACGCGTTTATTTCAGGGATGATGCACGATGTGGGCAAGTTGATTGTTGTAGCGAACTTCCCGGAGTATTACGACCAGAGCACAATTTATGCAGAGTCGCATGGGTTGACCTATGCACTTGGCGAGGAGGCCGTTTACAATACCACCCATGCAGAAATTGGCGCCTATTTGCTTGGCTTGTGGGGCTTCCGGGATAACATTGTAGAGGCGGTGGCTTTCCATCACCGTCCGGAAGACTGCAA contains:
- a CDS encoding ATP-binding protein, giving the protein MSNVEMMQRRLERERQARKAAEKLLEEKSREIFEINRKLSQVALFADLSPNPVLRFDTEGALLLANERAKNVLGEQVFMGNTLSSMLPQFADLNIKQIVEGSEIFQATTQMEASHYQFTFKGIAPHGFVNVYASDVTQQELAKKMIEASHRETEQMLASISSILVGVDKDRKITRWNEMASNTLGLTGEAVLGRDLNACEIPWSLGSLEGYMAESKYVDHAMVPEIPFTAANGKEGFLSVVVNVVYDANNSFNGYLILAIDITDRKVLEGQLMQAQKLESLGQLAAGIAHEINTPIQFIGDNTRFLGVAFERLNTVIEKGQQLLNEVQGGTGMMVQAISEMEEAVKKGKLKYMAAEIPFAIEETLGGVDQVASIVRSMKQFSHPGSKQKVLSNINEAILSTINVARNEWKYIAELTTNLAEDLPEVPCFQSELNQVVLNMIVNAAHAIEDKNKETKAHGQITITTRYTETDAEILISDTGAGIPDHVVSKIFDPFYTTKEVGKGSGQGLAVAYNVIYEKHGGAIDVDTTPGEGTTFTIRIPLNEETEEVAV
- a CDS encoding response regulator, whose amino-acid sequence is MKCHILFVDDQPEVLRGTRRMLFNVDSEWDIDFATDAEEALEKIRAEPYDMIVSDIKMPGMDGTELLQHVADEFPNMIRMVLSGYPDSDLVMKAAENAHQFLSKPTKQGELVEVLSRSLSLRELLQDKRLSKIVAGLDSIPSLPNVYMELMDILNSPDGSMQAIGKVISKDIAMSAKIMQMVNSAFFGLPVEVKNPVHATNLLGIEVIKALVMTVHVFKSFNSNGSKRFSLEKFTNHCLAVGALAKTVAKFEGQPQDIVDDAFISGMMHDVGKLIVVANFPEYYDQSTIYAESHGLTYALGEEAVYNTTHAEIGAYLLGLWGFRDNIVEAVAFHHRPEDCKGTTFSPLTAVHIADALENEYGDPNCRALPIIHMDYLNNLGLTEKLGDWRQVCLETQHSLMQNDE